The genomic interval GTGGGTATGATAGAAAAAATGTGTATTATCCGGCTGTTTTACAGGGAAGACATGACTATATTGTAAATTATGCTTTAGAAAAAGGACTTTTTGATAAATACAGATTTGTTTTAGTTGTGGATGGTAAAAGTGATATTTCAAATCAAAAAATAGATGAGATTTTTGGTGATTTAAATAAAACAGGCGCAGATATGATGGTTCCATTATCTAACTACGGCAGAGAAATACAGACAAAAGCAATGCAAAATCAATTTTCAGAATATGCATACTTACATTTGGATTGTTTTTTGATTAGAACTGAGATTTTAAAAAAAATAAATGGTTTCGAAAGAAAGTTTTGCCATGTAACTTTTCCGGAGATGTATTTGGATACTTATTACACAACCTTACCTAATTATGATATGAGTTTTTGTCTGAATTTGTGGCAAAATGGTTATAAAATTGTTTTGAACGAAAAATTGAAAATTACTTTTGCAGAAAAAGAACAGCGTATTTATTCTCCAATTCAGGAATCAGGCGGAAAAGATGCCATATGGTATTATCATCATTTACTTGTAGATGATGTAAAAAACTGCGGAGAAGGATTGGAAAATATCGGTGTTTTATTAAAAGAAAAAGTTGTTCATGATTTCCCTGAACCAGAAATTGACATAGGGGTTTTTTCGACAGATGAGAACAAGAAACTTATATTGATTGTTTTGCCGCTTCTTATGGCACATGGCAAAGCAGGCATATCATTAGAAAATTGTCTGTCTATTACCAATATATATGGCTTGTTTTTTAAAGAATTATCTAAAAAAGGATATGTTGTAAAACCTATACAATATGATTTGCTAGAACAGGCGAAAGCTATTTTATTTATGTGGGATTCGGGGGATATTTTCTTTGTTTCGCATAGAGTTTATGAAAATCTTTACGTTGAAAAATGGAAAAAAATAGTTTGTAAGACGAATAATCAAAAAAAAGCAATATTATGTGTATCAAGTGAGCCGGCTTTTGTAACACCTAATCATTACAAAAAAGAAAGTCATCAAGAATTCTTATTTTGTTTGACGGGCAATCAAGACTGGATAGATAATCAAAAATATTTTTATCAGCCTGGAATTATTGACTTTTATTTCAATTTTAAGAAAAGATATGATTTTAAGGATAAAAAATTGTGTGGATTTGCGGGTGGAGGATTTTTTCGTGAATTGCGAGATAAACGTTGTCTATATCCGGAAAGA from Massilibacillus massiliensis carries:
- a CDS encoding glycosyltransferase family 10 domain-containing protein, producing MLENELIVFYIDDFQRQSYWPNYILGRPDYKNYGGYDRKNVYYPAVLQGRHDYIVNYALEKGLFDKYRFVLVVDGKSDISNQKIDEIFGDLNKTGADMMVPLSNYGREIQTKAMQNQFSEYAYLHLDCFLIRTEILKKINGFERKFCHVTFPEMYLDTYYTTLPNYDMSFCLNLWQNGYKIVLNEKLKITFAEKEQRIYSPIQESGGKDAIWYYHHLLVDDVKNCGEGLENIGVLLKEKVVHDFPEPEIDIGVFSTDENKKLILIVLPLLMAHGKAGISLENCLSITNIYGLFFKELSKKGYVVKPIQYDLLEQAKAILFMWDSGDIFFVSHRVYENLYVEKWKKIVCKTNNQKKAILCVSSEPAFVTPNHYKKESHQEFLFCLTGNQDWIDNQKYFYQPGIIDFYFNFKKRYDFKDKKLCGFAGGGFFRELRDKRCLYPERLALITYFDQYHSDEFEFYGARWSKEKFKSYRGFADDRIETLAKFKFVISIPNYIHKSTEFFDPRIFDAMVAGSVPIYFGCPDIKDVVPEGTFIDLRDFPSCDDLYNFISTMDEADYNTYLMNIEKFLKSDQAKKYSIENYTDCLVKVIEYIK